Proteins encoded in a region of the Planktothrix tepida PCC 9214 genome:
- a CDS encoding PqqD family peptide modification chaperone translates to MLPVARTESLLLQDIGNELIIYDQDNHSSHCLTPLAVRVWELSNGQNTVNDIAHKLEKEFNLPADSDVDMRGLVYLTLEELERYSLIKEYLRQPATNVIAGMSRRKAIKT, encoded by the coding sequence ATGCTCCCTGTCGCCAGAACTGAAAGTCTGTTACTGCAAGATATTGGTAATGAGTTGATCATTTACGATCAAGATAATCATTCCTCCCATTGTTTAACGCCACTAGCAGTAAGAGTCTGGGAATTATCAAATGGTCAAAATACAGTCAATGATATTGCCCATAAACTCGAAAAGGAGTTTAATCTTCCGGCGGATAGTGATGTGGATATGCGGGGGTTAGTTTACTTGACATTGGAGGAATTAGAACGTTATTCCCTGATTAAAGAGTATTTACGACAACCTGCTACAAATGTAATTGCAGGGATGTCACGTCGGAAGGCAATTAAGACG